In Paramisgurnus dabryanus chromosome 7, PD_genome_1.1, whole genome shotgun sequence, the following are encoded in one genomic region:
- the LOC135734381 gene encoding uncharacterized protein → NAWPENFIVPWNQMPAGIKTAIAQGKRPTAKDRREMVRIIINEMRLTELNPSKSQCLTVAKMIVKQHPGSFADVMRDGTVIGSGYGSLLSQLKTRVEHVNRGSVLSRRRMLKRVPNSAADMPRGPVDQYGCVRWQPDCPQGETEESLKEKQSEMKDLYRVEGPAGADRGYLSKLMETTYFLQRKAINASPPPSIAELKNEWPYLFTPKELYSHFKLFTDIVVLDKMDEAMEKKGKLIIQFFEQKPAGTNADEVKRILGMYNREEKCDPWPVIILLLMAHFKETSEGLFLQADVLATATDVEKTLQLPDSPRLIVLGELLTASVWMLSIEGQVVVPPHPNFVAGMAALFSTYYNFNLVYQEQASCTLEFIQRCFIGLNPSSGTKTTKVLSHKSGKVQEKKNNCVNPHVSSLLKRLIDFEWLQLPITSNQQQEMIECIFMY, encoded by the exons AATGCCTGGCCTGAGAACTTCATAGTTCCATGGAACCAAATGCCTGCTGGTATCAAGACCGCCATTGCACAGGGGAAACGTCCAACTGCTAAAGACCGCAGGGAAATGGTACGAATCATCATAAATGAAATGAGGCTGACTGAATTAAATCCGTCAAAATCTCAGTGCCTGACAGTGGCCAAGATGATTGTAAAGCAGCATCCTGGAAGCTTTGCTGATGTCATGAGAGATGGCACTGTAATTGGAAGTGGCTATGGATCCCTCTTGAGTCAACTAAAAACACGAGTAGAACATGTTAATCGTGGAAGTGTTCTCTCAAGACGAAGGATGCTGAAACGGGTTCCAAATTCAGCTGCAGACATGCCTAGAGGACCAGTTGACCAATATGGTTGCGTGAGATGGCAGCCTGACTGTCCACAAGGAGAAACTGAAGAGAGCCTCAAAGAGAAGCAGAGTGAAATGAAAGACCTATACCGTGTTGAGGGTCCAGCTGGTGCAGACAGGGGATATTTGAGTAAGTTAATGGAAACAACCTACTTCCTTCAAAGAAAAGCCATCAATGCCAGCCCACCTCCTTCAATTGCTGAGCTGAAAAATGAGTGGCCCTATCTTTTCACACCGAAAGAGCTGTACAGCCATTTCAAATTATTCACAGACATTGTTGTCCTGGATAAGATGGACGAAGCTATGGAAAAAAAGGGGAAGCTGattattcagtttttcgaaCAGAAGCCAGCAGGGACTAATGCAGATGAGGTGAAGCGGATCCTAGGGATGTACAATAGAGAAGAAAAGTGCGATCCATGGCCAGTCATAATTCTCCTGCTTATGGCACACTTTAAAGAAACATCCGAGGGACTCTTTCTGCAGGCAGAT GTGTTGGCAACAGCAACAGATGTTGAGAAAACACTTCAGCTTCCTGACTCTCCAAGACTAATTGTCTTAG GTGAATTGCTCACAGCAAGTGTTTGGATGCTGAGCATCGAGGGTCAGGTGGTTGTGCCTCCACATCCCAACTTCGTGGCTGGAATGGCAGCTTTGTTTTCTACCTACTACAACTTTAATCTGGTGTACCAGGAGCAAGCATCTTGCACACTGGAGTTCATTCAAAG ATGCTTCATTGGACTGAACCCCTCCAGTGGGACCAAGACAACAAAGGTGTTAAGCCATAAAAGCGGGAAGGTACAGGAGAAAAAGAACAACTGCGTTAACCCTCACGTCTCCTCTCTACTCAAGCGACTGATTGATTTTGAATGGCTTCAATT ACCCATCACCTCCAATCAACAACAAGAAATGATTGAATGTATCTTCATGTATTAA